From the Burkholderia glumae LMG 2196 = ATCC 33617 genome, one window contains:
- a CDS encoding DUF2471 family protein: MTTMTTMSEPSPTGQAGARPDADWMVDDYELEQMAADRARHRAQQDLQQVLVALARRAFGPRRGSPFGELRGPSWGMLLAIEARAFGDPGLRARHDPAVLATLPRLAGRRGIEDELDAEANLRADDDDLPLVIGVAAALLGAHDSEL; this comes from the coding sequence ATGACGACGATGACGACGATGTCCGAACCGAGCCCGACCGGCCAAGCCGGCGCACGCCCCGACGCCGACTGGATGGTCGACGATTACGAACTCGAGCAGATGGCCGCCGACCGCGCGCGCCATCGCGCCCAGCAGGACCTGCAACAGGTGCTGGTCGCGCTCGCGCGGCGGGCGTTCGGCCCGCGCCGCGGCAGCCCGTTCGGCGAGCTGCGCGGCCCGAGCTGGGGCATGCTGCTGGCGATCGAGGCGCGCGCGTTCGGCGACCCCGGCCTGCGCGCGCGCCACGATCCCGCCGTGCTCGCCACGCTGCCGCGGCTGGCCGGCCGCCGCGGCATCGAGGACGAACTCGATGCCGAGGCGAACCTGCGGGCCGACGACGACGACCTGCCGCTCGTGATCGGCGTGGCCGCCGCGCTGCTCGGCGCGCACGACAGCGAACTCTGA